In Leptolyngbya sp. SIO1E4, one DNA window encodes the following:
- a CDS encoding permease, protein MSQFNQGLTLFLSLLVEATPFLLLGVTFSSLLAVLVDERKLIAWVPTNPALAAFAGSLFGCIFPVCECGNVPVARRLLMQGAPSALAVGFLLAAPTVNPIVFWATWVAFRDQPAMVFWRVGLTVLISVIIACVFSAQKDMRPFLQPTIARYLPSPEALSTPATSTPSLLNSGTYLLQAEGAVRMDKPIATLLDTGALSQQTWAIKARSILEMMLQEFRELGAVLVLGSAIAATVQVAIPREWILALGQGPITSILAMMLLAWVVSICSTVDSFFALSFASVFTSGSLLAFLVFGPMIDLKNISLLLTTFKTRAVMYLFVLAAQLTFVCTLAVNLYTSW, encoded by the coding sequence ATGTCCCAATTTAACCAAGGGCTAACCCTGTTCCTGAGTTTGCTGGTAGAAGCGACCCCCTTTTTGCTGCTGGGTGTCACCTTTTCTAGCCTGCTAGCGGTTTTAGTGGACGAACGAAAGCTGATTGCTTGGGTGCCTACGAACCCAGCATTGGCAGCCTTTGCCGGGAGCCTGTTCGGGTGCATTTTTCCGGTGTGCGAATGCGGGAATGTACCGGTTGCTCGGCGTTTGCTCATGCAAGGCGCCCCGTCAGCCCTCGCCGTTGGCTTTTTGCTCGCAGCCCCTACCGTGAACCCAATTGTGTTTTGGGCTACCTGGGTTGCTTTCCGAGATCAGCCTGCCATGGTGTTTTGGCGGGTCGGCTTGACGGTGCTCATTTCAGTGATTATTGCTTGCGTCTTTAGCGCCCAAAAAGACATGCGGCCTTTTTTGCAGCCGACCATTGCCCGCTACCTGCCCTCTCCTGAAGCGCTATCCACCCCAGCCACCTCAACGCCTTCATTACTGAACAGTGGTACCTATTTACTGCAAGCAGAGGGTGCCGTGCGCATGGATAAACCGATCGCGACCCTGCTCGATACTGGGGCGCTGTCTCAGCAGACATGGGCCATCAAAGCACGCAGCATCCTCGAGATGATGCTGCAGGAATTTCGAGAATTAGGAGCCGTTTTAGTCTTGGGCAGTGCGATCGCAGCCACGGTGCAGGTGGCAATTCCTCGGGAATGGATTTTGGCCCTAGGGCAAGGCCCGATCACCTCCATCCTTGCGATGATGCTGCTGGCCTGGGTTGTCTCCATCTGCTCGACGGTGGATTCCTTTTTTGCGCTCTCTTTTGCATCGGTTTTCACCAGTGGCTCGCTATTAGCTTTTCTGGTGTTTGGCCCCATGATTGACCTCAAAAATATTTCCCTGTTGCTGACCACCTTCAAGACCCGAGCAGTGATGTATCTCTTTGTACTGGCTGCTCAACTAACCTTTGTCTGCACGCTAGCAGTCAACCTATACACCAGCTGGTAG
- a CDS encoding DUF3531 family protein yields MQVQFRECDFFNLWIWLRFATIPSVMEQQYIEEIFNAWFFLGKLGGFNAENLQVQETGLEISYLPYSEAQTGNTLVALMHNMGEVEYQGVWARCWFDLGTADAIALDVLINAVTQFSQDYVAIETLIIGGENPDWPIPKQYRPDFVAKD; encoded by the coding sequence ATGCAGGTACAGTTCCGCGAGTGTGATTTCTTTAATCTCTGGATCTGGCTACGCTTCGCCACGATCCCCTCTGTGATGGAACAGCAATACATCGAAGAGATTTTTAATGCCTGGTTTTTCTTGGGAAAGTTAGGAGGGTTTAACGCAGAAAATCTCCAAGTCCAGGAAACGGGCTTGGAGATTAGTTACCTGCCTTACAGCGAGGCTCAAACGGGAAATACCCTGGTGGCCCTGATGCACAACATGGGCGAGGTGGAATACCAGGGTGTTTGGGCACGCTGTTGGTTTGACCTAGGGACCGCGGATGCGATCGCCTTAGATGTTTTGATCAATGCCGTCACACAGTTCAGCCAAGATTACGTGGCGATTGAAACGCTCATCATCGGCGGTGAGAACCCAGACTGGCCCATTCCTAAACAATATCGCCCCGACTTCGTGGCGAAAGACTAG
- a CDS encoding SH3 domain-containing protein has translation MQYVVIANHTSNYPDPIHLTPGDPLVLGQTDDEYPGWIWVTTSSGQAGWAPEAYVHVHAKGQGEATTAYTSRELNTQLGEHLLCLQELNSWLWVENEQGDTGWVPKHTIGPL, from the coding sequence ATGCAGTACGTTGTCATCGCCAATCATACAAGCAACTATCCAGACCCCATCCACCTCACTCCTGGTGATCCATTAGTGCTAGGACAAACAGATGATGAGTACCCAGGGTGGATTTGGGTGACAACATCCTCAGGACAGGCAGGTTGGGCACCAGAAGCCTATGTACACGTTCACGCTAAAGGTCAAGGTGAGGCCACAACGGCATACACTTCCCGCGAATTGAACACTCAATTGGGAGAGCACCTATTGTGTTTGCAGGAACTTAACAGCTGGCTTTGGGTAGAGAATGAGCAAGGGGATACAGGTTGGGTGCCAAAGCACACAATTGGCCCTCTCTAA
- a CDS encoding DUF3067 family protein, whose amino-acid sequence MTGQELHELIVSKWGYSFDVQFRRLQDQIFLQVMWRYLEQASFPLSEEEYLAHLNEVATYLVGWGQADYIRQVVADTRDRPRLGKAVSIPLDLGERSSEWLLDTL is encoded by the coding sequence ATGACGGGTCAAGAACTGCACGAGCTGATCGTATCTAAGTGGGGATATTCCTTCGATGTTCAGTTCCGACGCCTCCAAGACCAAATTTTTCTCCAAGTGATGTGGCGTTATCTGGAACAAGCTTCTTTTCCCTTATCTGAAGAAGAATATCTAGCCCATCTCAATGAAGTCGCAACGTATCTGGTGGGTTGGGGGCAAGCAGACTACATTCGCCAGGTCGTTGCTGATACGCGCGATCGCCCGCGTTTAGGGAAGGCCGTCAGCATTCCCTTAGATTTAGGTGAGCGCAGTTCGGAATGGTTGCTCGATACCCTTTAA
- a CDS encoding M23 family metallopeptidase, whose translation MLLAGLITAIVTLGHPAAHAYDVVIQPASPRQGDTISILVTEKQNTGRVPTVTVNGTAYPTFLTADNRYRAFVPTSPLHASGRYVIQVTGAEEPRNPAVWLSDRTFSTQYITLPPGRDNLGTDHEFDRVDAFKKIISPEKYWSGSFLRPSQGRVSSEYGVRRYYNGVFAQDYYHRGVDYAAPMGSPVIAPAAGQVALVGQVSEGFELHGNTVGLDHGQGVASIFIHLNSINVQAGDWVQAGQTIGTVGTTGASTGPHLHWGLYVNGVAVDPAPWRAAAIE comes from the coding sequence ATGCTGTTAGCAGGGCTGATTACGGCTATCGTAACCCTCGGTCATCCAGCAGCTCATGCCTACGATGTGGTGATTCAACCGGCAAGCCCACGCCAGGGAGATACCATCTCTATTTTGGTGACTGAGAAGCAGAATACGGGCAGGGTTCCAACCGTTACCGTTAATGGCACCGCCTACCCAACGTTTTTAACTGCTGACAATCGCTATCGTGCCTTTGTACCCACCAGTCCCCTTCATGCGAGTGGGCGGTATGTTATTCAGGTGACGGGGGCAGAAGAACCCCGTAATCCAGCAGTTTGGCTGAGCGATCGCACCTTCTCTACCCAATACATTACGTTGCCCCCTGGGCGTGACAATTTGGGCACTGATCATGAATTTGACCGAGTTGATGCCTTTAAGAAAATCATTAGTCCTGAAAAGTATTGGAGCGGTTCTTTCTTGCGACCTAGCCAGGGGCGCGTGAGTTCTGAATATGGTGTGCGTCGCTACTACAATGGCGTTTTTGCCCAAGACTATTACCATCGCGGCGTTGACTATGCAGCACCGATGGGGTCACCAGTGATTGCACCAGCAGCTGGGCAAGTGGCGTTAGTGGGTCAGGTCTCAGAGGGCTTTGAACTGCATGGCAATACAGTTGGGTTAGACCACGGTCAAGGTGTTGCCAGCATTTTTATTCACCTCAATAGCATTAATGTCCAAGCGGGTGACTGGGTGCAAGCGGGGCAAACCATTGGCACAGTGGGTACGACTGGAGCTTCAACCGGCCCCCATCTACATTGGGGTTTGTATGTCAATGGGGTTGCGGTTGATCCAGCGCCTTGGCGGGCTGCTGCCATCGAATAA
- a CDS encoding RNA chaperone Hfq: MSLEIETGLPSIRLLQTYLRDKRAIEVTLVTGDKIQGTLSWQDPLCLCLDADSQPILIWRSALAVVKAV; the protein is encoded by the coding sequence ATGTCTTTAGAAATCGAAACGGGATTACCGAGCATCAGACTGCTGCAAACGTACCTGCGGGATAAACGCGCCATTGAAGTTACACTCGTCACGGGCGATAAAATCCAAGGAACGCTTTCTTGGCAGGATCCTCTCTGTCTTTGCCTTGATGCCGATAGTCAGCCTATTCTGATTTGGCGGTCAGCCCTGGCTGTGGTTAAAGCCGTTTGA
- a CDS encoding ribose-phosphate pyrophosphokinase: protein MPLQAILPTLSDNSRLKLFSGSANVNLSREVARYLGIDLGPMVRKRFADGELYIQIQESIRGCDVYLVQPTCQPVNDHLMELMIMVDACRRASARQITAVIPYYGYARADRKTAGRESITAKLVANLMTKAGASRVLAMDLHSAQIQGYFDIPCDHVYGSPVLIDYIANKKISDLVVVSPDVGGVARARAFAKKLNDAPLAIIDKRRQAHNVAEVMNLIGDIRGKTAVLVDDMIDTAGTICEGARLLRREGAERVYACATHAVFSPPASERLSSGIFEEVIVTNTIPVPDERRFPQLAVLSVANLIGEAIWRIHEESSVSSMFR, encoded by the coding sequence CTGCCGCTTCAGGCGATACTGCCCACCCTTAGCGATAACAGTCGCCTGAAACTGTTCTCAGGGTCGGCTAATGTGAACCTCTCTCGGGAGGTGGCTCGTTATCTAGGCATTGATTTGGGGCCTATGGTTCGCAAGCGCTTTGCTGACGGCGAACTATACATTCAGATTCAAGAATCAATCCGTGGATGCGATGTTTATCTTGTGCAACCGACTTGCCAACCGGTAAACGATCATTTGATGGAACTGATGATCATGGTCGATGCGTGTCGGCGGGCGTCGGCACGTCAAATTACGGCAGTGATTCCCTACTATGGCTATGCTAGGGCTGATCGCAAGACGGCTGGGCGCGAATCGATCACGGCCAAATTAGTCGCTAACTTGATGACTAAGGCTGGGGCTAGCCGGGTTCTAGCAATGGATTTGCATTCAGCTCAGATTCAAGGATATTTCGACATTCCCTGTGATCATGTGTATGGCTCACCCGTACTGATTGATTACATTGCCAATAAGAAGATTTCAGATTTAGTTGTAGTTTCGCCAGATGTTGGCGGGGTTGCTCGCGCCCGAGCCTTTGCGAAAAAGCTCAATGATGCCCCCCTTGCGATTATTGACAAGCGACGACAAGCTCATAACGTCGCTGAGGTGATGAACCTGATTGGTGACATTCGCGGTAAAACAGCGGTGCTGGTTGACGACATGATTGATACGGCAGGCACCATCTGCGAAGGGGCGAGGCTGCTCCGTCGTGAAGGGGCTGAGCGAGTATATGCCTGTGCAACCCATGCGGTCTTTTCCCCGCCTGCCAGCGAGCGCCTGTCTAGCGGCATCTTTGAAGAGGTGATCGTCACCAACACAATTCCCGTACCAGACGAGCGCCGTTTCCCACAGCTAGCGGTGCTGTCAGTCGCGAATCTGATTGGTGAAGCCATCTGGCGGATTCACGAAGAAAGCTCTGTGAGCAGCATGTTTCGCTAG
- a CDS encoding TIGR03943 family protein: MKRSFPWPIVLDILALLLWGLMLLRYWWTGQMAVLLHPDYHWLAIGAGWTLLLLALWRSLALVRSSRSVNMPHIALLPRQWSLAVLLGVAVFGLIYVPRPFASDTALARGIADPVGLTRSQPQRFVRNTPPEERSLIDWIRTLNVYPEPDAYAGDPVNITGFVIHPPNWSDEYLMVARFVLTCCAADAYPVGIPVKLAGDRSAYDADTWITVTGAMMTDTLDGQRRLVIQSADVISVPEPDNPYEF; the protein is encoded by the coding sequence ATGAAACGCTCTTTTCCCTGGCCCATTGTTCTAGATATCCTGGCGCTGCTGCTGTGGGGGCTCATGCTTTTGCGGTATTGGTGGACAGGGCAAATGGCCGTCCTCCTACATCCGGACTATCATTGGCTGGCCATTGGAGCCGGATGGACACTCTTGCTGCTAGCACTTTGGCGCAGCTTAGCACTGGTTAGATCGAGCCGCAGCGTCAACATGCCCCACATTGCCCTTTTACCTCGACAGTGGAGTCTGGCCGTGTTGCTGGGGGTAGCAGTGTTCGGGCTGATCTATGTGCCTCGTCCTTTTGCAAGCGATACCGCCTTGGCCCGAGGCATTGCTGACCCAGTGGGCCTGACGAGATCGCAACCACAACGGTTCGTTCGCAATACGCCCCCTGAAGAACGCAGCCTGATTGACTGGATTCGTACCCTCAATGTTTATCCTGAACCCGATGCCTATGCGGGTGACCCGGTGAACATCACAGGGTTTGTGATTCATCCGCCCAATTGGTCGGATGAATATCTGATGGTGGCACGGTTTGTGCTCACCTGCTGCGCTGCCGATGCTTACCCGGTGGGGATTCCGGTAAAATTGGCGGGCGATCGCAGCGCCTACGACGCAGATACCTGGATTACGGTAACCGGTGCCATGATGACAGACACCCTGGATGGTCAACGGCGATTGGTCATTCAGTCGGCAGACGTGATATCTGTGCCAGAGCCGGATAATCCCTATGAATTTTAA
- the surE gene encoding 5'/3'-nucleotidase SurE codes for MTLVLTNDDGIDAPGIRALKAALPGQATAIVAPDRPLSGCSHQLNRGGAILIEQRNNQEYAIGGTPADCTRVAISHLYPDARWVLSGINAGGNLGADIHVSGTVAAVREATLLRVPGIALSHYIQDRRPIDWAVASRLAAKVLTKLMQQAPLPGRFWNVNLPHLHADDPDPEIVECPTCTQPLPTAFAIKENQFHYVGQYNQRPRDKGADVDVCFSGSISLTEIRLW; via the coding sequence ATGACTCTCGTTTTGACCAACGATGACGGCATTGATGCACCGGGTATTCGGGCGTTGAAAGCCGCCCTGCCAGGGCAAGCCACGGCAATTGTAGCGCCCGACAGGCCCCTCTCAGGCTGTAGCCACCAACTCAATCGCGGGGGAGCAATTCTGATAGAGCAGCGAAATAATCAGGAATACGCCATTGGCGGCACCCCAGCAGATTGCACCCGCGTTGCCATTAGCCATCTGTATCCAGATGCCCGTTGGGTGCTCTCTGGCATCAACGCGGGTGGAAATCTAGGGGCAGATATCCATGTGTCAGGCACGGTAGCAGCGGTTCGAGAAGCGACTCTGTTGCGGGTGCCGGGCATCGCTCTTTCCCACTACATCCAAGACAGGCGGCCAATTGATTGGGCGGTCGCTAGTCGACTGGCGGCCAAAGTCTTAACCAAGCTTATGCAGCAGGCTCCATTACCGGGTCGGTTTTGGAATGTGAACTTACCCCATTTGCACGCGGACGATCCTGACCCTGAGATTGTGGAATGTCCGACATGTACCCAACCGCTGCCTACGGCCTTTGCGATTAAGGAGAACCAATTTCATTACGTCGGACAATACAATCAACGGCCTCGTGACAAAGGAGCCGATGTCGATGTTTGTTTCTCTGGAAGCATTAGCCTAACTGAGATTCGCTTGTGGTGA
- the rsmA gene encoding 16S rRNA (adenine(1518)-N(6)/adenine(1519)-N(6))-dimethyltransferase RsmA → MTFSARPRKRFGQHWLRSQAILSTIVEAAELNHRDRVLEIGPGTGVLTQRLLAQAGAVAAIELDADLCHQLKRQFAAAENFLLLQGDILNLALDEQLRGHPSFQAPNKVVANIPYYITGPILEALLGTLAQPQPHPFETIVLLVQQEIADRLAANPGSKIFGGLSVKVQYLASCDIICTVPPKAFHPPPKVSSAVVRLRPRQFDPPAQDPQLLQQLVKLGFANKRKMLRNNLASVIERPQLLSVLSDLSIADNVRAEELSVTHWVALSNKILEEYPLS, encoded by the coding sequence ATGACCTTCTCAGCAAGACCTCGAAAGCGATTTGGACAGCATTGGCTTCGGAGTCAAGCGATTCTGAGCACCATTGTTGAGGCTGCTGAACTCAACCATCGCGATCGCGTGCTAGAAATTGGCCCTGGCACGGGTGTCTTGACCCAACGGCTTTTAGCCCAGGCTGGTGCCGTGGCTGCGATCGAACTTGATGCAGATCTCTGTCATCAGTTAAAGCGCCAATTTGCCGCAGCGGAGAATTTTTTGCTCTTGCAGGGGGACATTCTAAACCTAGCGTTAGACGAGCAGCTTAGGGGCCATCCCAGCTTTCAAGCCCCCAATAAAGTCGTGGCGAATATCCCCTACTACATCACCGGCCCTATTTTAGAGGCCCTCTTAGGAACATTGGCCCAGCCCCAGCCCCATCCGTTTGAGACAATTGTGCTGTTGGTGCAGCAGGAGATTGCAGACCGGCTAGCAGCCAACCCCGGGTCTAAAATTTTTGGCGGCTTGTCGGTGAAGGTGCAGTATCTGGCAAGCTGTGACATCATTTGTACCGTCCCTCCCAAAGCGTTTCATCCTCCGCCGAAGGTTTCGTCAGCGGTCGTCCGCTTACGACCACGCCAGTTTGATCCACCGGCGCAGGATCCTCAACTTTTACAGCAGCTCGTCAAGTTAGGGTTCGCCAACAAGCGTAAGATGTTGCGTAACAATCTTGCTAGCGTGATTGAACGGCCCCAGTTGTTATCTGTACTGTCAGATCTGAGCATTGCGGATAATGTCCGCGCTGAGGAGTTAAGCGTCACTCACTGGGTGGCATTGAGTAATAAGATCCTGGAGGAGTATCCTCTGTCCTGA
- a CDS encoding diaminopimelate epimerase, with the protein MAIAFSKYHGLGNDFVLVDNRHQSELLLTPEQAVKWCDRNFGIGADGVIFALPGSNGADYTMRILNSDGSEPEMCGNGIRCLAKFIADLETTDGVLAAPPKTYTIHTLAGAITPTLQTDHQVTVDMGTPFLLAGEIPTTLTEANQKVIRQPLVVADTNWLVTCVSMGNPHCITFVKDVSAIDLAQLGPQFEHHPAFPQRINTEFIEVVDRGYLKMRVWERGAGATLACGTGACAVLVAGVLTEQCDRTATIELPGGPLKIEWSATDNRVYMTGPAEKVFAGTME; encoded by the coding sequence ATGGCGATTGCATTTAGCAAGTATCACGGCTTAGGAAATGACTTTGTCTTGGTGGATAATCGGCATCAGTCAGAGCTACTGCTGACCCCCGAACAGGCGGTTAAATGGTGCGATCGCAATTTTGGCATTGGGGCAGATGGCGTTATTTTTGCCTTACCGGGAAGCAATGGCGCTGACTACACCATGCGCATTCTGAATTCAGACGGCTCAGAGCCAGAAATGTGTGGCAATGGGATTCGTTGCCTAGCCAAGTTTATTGCTGATTTAGAAACCACTGATGGCGTTCTCGCAGCACCGCCTAAGACCTATACCATCCATACATTAGCTGGGGCCATTACCCCGACTTTACAAACCGATCACCAGGTCACCGTAGACATGGGAACCCCTTTCCTATTAGCGGGTGAAATCCCTACGACTCTGACAGAGGCCAACCAGAAAGTCATTCGTCAGCCGTTGGTAGTCGCAGATACAAACTGGCTTGTCACCTGCGTCAGCATGGGAAATCCTCACTGCATCACCTTTGTTAAAGACGTGTCTGCTATTGATCTGGCTCAACTCGGCCCCCAGTTCGAACATCATCCCGCTTTTCCCCAACGCATCAATACGGAATTTATTGAGGTGGTTGATCGCGGTTACCTCAAAATGCGGGTTTGGGAACGAGGCGCGGGGGCCACACTGGCCTGTGGTACGGGGGCTTGTGCAGTGCTAGTAGCTGGCGTCCTGACAGAACAGTGCGATCGCACGGCCACCATCGAACTTCCCGGCGGCCCGCTCAAAATTGAATGGTCAGCAACAGATAATCGGGTTTATATGACCGGGCCAGCAGAAAAAGTATTCGCTGGCACGATGGAGTAA
- a CDS encoding metallophosphoesterase, translating to MGWKRFLSGLALGVIVSVCLACTEAALQTSPPDPGQSSVATEQTDSVPSEPEQTTPAELPPATQQLLASLPQELYDPPRGDLRMVVMSDLNGVYGSTDYDPDVDKGMTLIPFWNPDLVVCSGDMIAGQDLTLTPEQIQAMWAAFDEHVAAPLRNAGLPYGFTLGNHDASSALGINDGYLFQQERDLAAAYWQAPEHNPGVEFIDRAEFPFYYTFRDGDVFFLAWDGSSSRLPEDKLAWVEETLSSEAAQNARVRIVLGHLPLYAVAVGRDEPGEVMDNADQLRAMLEKYDVHTYISGHHHAYYPGHRGDLQLLHMGILGSGPRPLIDGDLTPWKALTVLDIDFDTPDVTRYTTYDIQTLDLIEYEELPRFLTGHNGVVLRRDVAHSDLSAEEKGFCEAQLGVERCT from the coding sequence ATGGGCTGGAAGCGGTTTTTGTCTGGGCTGGCTTTGGGGGTGATTGTCAGCGTTTGTCTTGCTTGTACAGAGGCAGCATTACAGACCTCACCCCCCGATCCTGGTCAGAGTTCTGTTGCGACAGAGCAAACAGATTCCGTTCCCTCTGAACCAGAACAGACGACCCCAGCTGAGTTACCCCCAGCGACTCAGCAACTGCTCGCGAGTTTGCCGCAAGAACTCTATGATCCACCCCGAGGTGACCTGCGAATGGTGGTGATGAGTGACTTGAACGGTGTTTATGGCTCGACTGACTACGACCCAGATGTTGATAAGGGGATGACGCTCATTCCGTTCTGGAACCCAGACTTAGTGGTCTGTAGTGGAGATATGATCGCCGGGCAAGACCTGACCTTGACCCCTGAACAAATTCAAGCGATGTGGGCAGCGTTTGATGAGCATGTGGCAGCCCCACTGCGGAATGCTGGCTTACCCTATGGTTTTACCCTGGGTAATCATGATGCCTCCAGCGCCCTGGGCATCAACGATGGGTATCTGTTTCAACAGGAACGAGATCTAGCGGCAGCCTATTGGCAAGCGCCAGAACATAATCCAGGGGTTGAATTTATCGATCGCGCTGAGTTTCCTTTCTATTACACATTCCGTGATGGGGATGTGTTCTTTCTAGCCTGGGACGGCTCCTCTAGCCGTCTTCCTGAAGACAAGCTGGCCTGGGTCGAAGAAACCTTATCTAGTGAAGCTGCCCAAAACGCACGAGTGCGGATTGTGCTCGGGCACTTGCCTTTATACGCGGTTGCGGTTGGGCGCGATGAGCCTGGCGAAGTTATGGACAATGCCGATCAGCTGCGGGCTATGTTGGAAAAATATGACGTCCATACTTACATTAGTGGTCATCACCATGCCTATTATCCAGGGCACCGTGGCGACCTGCAGCTACTCCACATGGGCATTCTTGGGTCTGGGCCGCGACCGTTAATTGATGGCGACCTGACCCCCTGGAAAGCCCTAACCGTGTTGGATATCGATTTTGATACCCCTGATGTCACTCGCTACACGACCTATGACATCCAAACTTTAGACCTGATTGAGTATGAGGAATTACCTCGTTTTTTGACCGGCCATAACGGTGTTGTGCTACGGCGCGATGTGGCCCATAGCGATTTAAGTGCAGAAGAAAAAGGGTTTTGCGAAGCACAGCTAGGCGTAGAACGCTGCACGTAG
- a CDS encoding late competence development ComFB family protein, translating to MSIEKIVEQALQDGYLTPAMEAEVGRICDTASELSIEEYMALDRLMGALLTGEVVAVPRKQFINVMEELVLTEAIARVAEIEASTDTTLDLGDIAAYALNRLPPLYATTEEGANFQRENAKSGLSELIADQVKGAIARNLNRPEFYPERQTLRKPAADDVLGQVSTLLQDYAHKFEAETKAASL from the coding sequence ATGAGCATCGAAAAAATCGTTGAACAGGCGCTTCAAGACGGCTACCTGACGCCTGCGATGGAAGCAGAAGTGGGGCGTATTTGTGATACTGCGTCTGAACTCTCTATCGAAGAATACATGGCCCTAGATCGTCTGATGGGGGCATTGCTAACGGGGGAAGTCGTTGCAGTTCCTCGGAAGCAGTTCATTAACGTAATGGAAGAATTGGTCTTGACAGAAGCGATCGCGCGGGTTGCAGAGATTGAAGCGAGTACTGACACAACGCTCGACCTTGGTGACATCGCTGCCTATGCGCTAAACCGCCTTCCTCCCCTATATGCAACGACTGAAGAGGGCGCTAACTTCCAGCGCGAGAATGCTAAGTCGGGTCTATCTGAGCTGATTGCGGATCAGGTGAAAGGGGCGATCGCTCGCAACCTAAACCGTCCAGAGTTTTATCCAGAGCGTCAAACCCTGCGTAAACCCGCCGCTGATGATGTCTTGGGGCAGGTCAGTACGCTCCTGCAAGACTACGCCCATAAGTTTGAGGCTGAGACTAAAGCGGCTTCTCTGTAA
- a CDS encoding 4-(cytidine 5'-diphospho)-2-C-methyl-D-erythritol kinase, with amino-acid sequence MRLYSLSAAAKINLYLEVIGDRPDGYHELVMIMQSIDLADRVTVRSLSKPEIRLRCDHPQVPSDETNLAYQAAALLHHRFPAAMKQHGGVEITLEKRIPIGAGLAGGSTDAAAVLVGLDMLWQLGLTQSELQILGAELGSDVPFCIVGGTAIATGRGEKIDCLYGLDSLYAVLAKYQNLSVSTPWAYQAYRQQFESTYVNIDVDGLARQDSVRSGPLVSELAKQNGQGIGQHLHNDLEKVVLQAHPLVQDLKATLSACGGLGTLMSGSGPTVFTLAASQTQAEAIAEHLRSQIPDADLGIWVTPFIPTGVQLIS; translated from the coding sequence ATGCGCTTATATTCTTTATCGGCTGCTGCCAAAATCAACCTGTATTTAGAGGTGATTGGCGATCGCCCAGATGGGTATCACGAACTTGTGATGATTATGCAGAGCATTGACCTAGCAGATCGCGTCACTGTCCGCAGCCTGAGCAAGCCTGAGATCCGACTCCGGTGCGATCATCCACAGGTACCCAGCGACGAAACGAATCTGGCGTATCAAGCTGCTGCCCTACTGCACCACCGATTTCCTGCGGCCATGAAACAGCATGGGGGGGTTGAAATCACCCTCGAGAAGCGGATTCCAATCGGGGCTGGGCTAGCGGGCGGCTCGACCGATGCGGCAGCGGTACTGGTCGGGCTAGATATGCTGTGGCAGCTCGGGTTGACCCAGAGCGAACTACAGATTTTAGGCGCTGAATTAGGGTCAGACGTGCCCTTTTGTATTGTGGGGGGCACCGCGATCGCCACCGGGCGTGGTGAAAAGATCGATTGTCTCTACGGCCTAGACAGCTTGTATGCGGTATTGGCAAAGTATCAGAACCTTTCAGTCTCGACTCCCTGGGCCTATCAAGCCTATCGGCAGCAGTTCGAGTCTACCTATGTCAACATTGATGTTGACGGCCTGGCTCGCCAAGACTCCGTTCGCTCTGGCCCCCTGGTCAGCGAGCTTGCCAAACAAAACGGACAGGGAATTGGGCAACACCTGCACAATGATTTAGAGAAAGTGGTGCTGCAGGCGCATCCTTTAGTTCAGGATTTAAAGGCAACCCTATCAGCTTGTGGTGGGTTAGGAACGCTCATGTCAGGGTCGGGGCCAACAGTATTTACGTTGGCAGCGAGTCAAACTCAGGCAGAGGCGATCGCGGAGCACCTGCGATCACAAATCCCGGATGCTGACTTAGGGATCTGGGTCACCCCATTTATTCCCACTGGAGTTCAGCTCATCTCCTAA